In the Streptomyces sp. f51 genome, one interval contains:
- a CDS encoding phospholipase D-like domain-containing protein: protein MRRKQRFRRRLERLIGIAATEGNELVPLRNGDRIFAAMLDAVRSAEHTIDMMTFVYWRGEIAREFASALSERARAGLRVRLLLDGFGAKRIEEDLLRSMTDAGVQVAWFRKPLWLSPLKQNHRCHRKALVVDEHTAFTGGVGIAEEWCGDARGPSEWRDTHVKVRGPAVDGIAAAFAQNWAECHDELFDDRDRFTGHDQPGTATVQVVRGSASFGWQDMQTLIRVMLGSAEERFRLSTAYFAPDVYFVDLLCATARRGVRVEILLPGPHTDQRACQLAGQHHYAALLAAGVEIRQYQPTMLHTKIMTVDGVASLIGSTNFNRRSMEHDEEVMLAVLDETFTAVLDQDFDDDRENAVSIDPGRWRHRSPVQRAKELAVAPLRRFL, encoded by the coding sequence ATGCGCCGCAAGCAGCGGTTCCGCAGACGCCTGGAGCGGCTCATCGGCATCGCGGCCACCGAGGGGAACGAACTGGTTCCGCTGCGCAACGGCGACCGTATCTTCGCCGCGATGCTCGACGCGGTGCGGTCCGCCGAGCACACGATCGACATGATGACCTTCGTCTACTGGCGCGGGGAGATAGCCCGCGAGTTCGCGTCCGCCCTCTCGGAACGGGCCCGCGCGGGTCTTCGCGTACGGCTGCTGCTGGACGGTTTCGGCGCGAAGCGGATCGAGGAGGACCTGCTGCGGTCCATGACCGACGCCGGTGTCCAGGTCGCGTGGTTCCGCAAGCCGCTGTGGCTCTCGCCCCTGAAGCAGAACCACCGCTGTCACCGCAAGGCGCTCGTCGTCGACGAGCACACCGCGTTCACCGGTGGCGTGGGCATCGCCGAGGAGTGGTGCGGCGACGCCCGCGGCCCCTCCGAGTGGCGGGACACCCACGTCAAGGTGCGCGGGCCCGCCGTGGACGGCATCGCGGCGGCGTTCGCGCAGAACTGGGCGGAGTGCCACGACGAGCTCTTCGACGACCGGGACCGCTTCACCGGGCACGATCAGCCGGGCACGGCCACCGTGCAGGTGGTGCGGGGTTCCGCCAGTTTCGGCTGGCAGGACATGCAGACCCTGATCCGGGTGATGCTCGGCTCGGCCGAGGAGCGCTTCCGCCTCTCCACCGCCTACTTCGCCCCCGACGTCTACTTCGTGGACCTGCTGTGCGCGACGGCCCGCCGCGGTGTCCGGGTGGAGATCCTGCTGCCCGGTCCGCACACCGACCAGCGGGCCTGTCAGCTGGCCGGCCAGCACCATTACGCCGCGCTGCTGGCCGCGGGCGTGGAGATACGCCAGTACCAGCCGACCATGCTCCACACCAAGATCATGACGGTGGACGGGGTGGCCTCCCTCATCGGCTCCACCAACTTCAACCGCCGCTCGATGGAGCACGACGAGGAGGTCATGCTCGCCGTCCTCGACGAGACGTTCACCGCGGTCCTCGACCAGGACTTCGACGACGACCGGGAGAACGCCGTGAGCATCGATCCGGGCCGCTGGCGGCACAGGTCACCCGTCCAGCGCGCCAAGGAGCTGGCCGTCGCCCCCCTGCGCCGGTTCCTCTAG
- a CDS encoding MarR family transcriptional regulator produces the protein MDQAGEGPRPEEVAGRLVDAVEGLMELWTSAGRSVGPRLSAQQSKALRAVARRPVPTLTDLAERVGVALPAASRLCDRLEAAGLLQRIPHPHNRRALSLLLTPQGGRALAEIGARRTLDLAAVLAAMTPLQRTSLEDGLRAFEAARIESAADRRRPGD, from the coding sequence ATGGACCAGGCAGGAGAAGGGCCCCGTCCCGAGGAGGTCGCCGGACGGCTCGTGGACGCGGTCGAGGGACTGATGGAGCTGTGGACCTCGGCCGGCCGGTCGGTCGGCCCGCGGCTGTCCGCACAGCAGTCGAAGGCGCTGAGGGCCGTCGCGCGCCGTCCCGTACCCACCCTCACCGACCTGGCCGAGAGGGTGGGTGTCGCCCTGCCGGCGGCGAGCCGCCTGTGCGACCGGCTGGAGGCCGCCGGCCTGCTCCAGCGGATTCCGCACCCCCACAACCGGCGCGCCCTGAGCCTGCTGCTCACGCCGCAGGGCGGTCGGGCGCTCGCGGAGATCGGCGCGCGGCGGACGCTGGATCTGGCCGCCGTCCTCGCGGCGATGACCCCGCTCCAGCGGACGTCGCTGGAGGACGGACTGCGCGCGTTCGAGGCGGCACGGATTGAGTCGGCGGCCGACCGCCGTCGTCCGGGCGACTAG
- a CDS encoding WhiB family transcriptional regulator, translating to MENWREGASCRTVDPDLFFPIGSTGPAVLQIQEAKAVCEGCPVREQCLTWALDTGQSVGVWGGTSEAERRALARRRSRRRSQDTPA from the coding sequence ATGGAGAACTGGCGCGAAGGCGCGTCCTGCCGCACCGTTGACCCCGATCTGTTCTTCCCCATCGGCAGTACAGGCCCCGCGGTGCTCCAGATCCAGGAGGCGAAGGCCGTCTGCGAGGGCTGTCCGGTCCGTGAGCAGTGCCTGACCTGGGCCCTGGACACGGGCCAGAGCGTCGGTGTCTGGGGCGGTACGAGCGAGGCGGAACGGCGTGCGCTGGCACGGCGCCGCTCCCGCCGGCGCTCCCAGGACACACCCGCGTAG
- a CDS encoding ATP-binding protein yields MTTVEPPCDFGPGLGARLERDPQAAVHARGMVRTFLGGLPRTVPREVAEAVLLVVSELVTNVVRHARGRLCRLDLRDMGHGVDISVSDDDPQPPRPRRLDLTGQGGFGWPLVRRLSSELTVLSRPDGKTVRAVVLF; encoded by the coding sequence ATGACCACCGTCGAACCGCCCTGCGACTTCGGCCCCGGTCTCGGTGCGAGGCTGGAGAGGGATCCGCAGGCCGCTGTGCACGCCAGGGGAATGGTCAGAACGTTCCTCGGCGGCCTGCCGCGCACGGTACCGCGAGAAGTCGCCGAGGCCGTCCTGCTCGTGGTCTCCGAGCTGGTGACGAACGTGGTGCGGCACGCGCGCGGCAGGCTGTGCCGCCTGGACCTGAGGGACATGGGCCACGGCGTGGACATCTCGGTCTCCGACGACGATCCCCAACCCCCGCGTCCCCGGCGCCTCGACCTGACCGGACAGGGCGGCTTCGGCTGGCCGCTGGTGCGCCGCCTGTCCTCCGAACTGACCGTGCTGTCACGCCCGGACGGCAAGACCGTACGCGCCGTCGTGCTGTTCTGA
- a CDS encoding SpoIIE family protein phosphatase, translating to MTRTWQITTVDDAARARIAAARIAAAHGVPMVERTRLVTDLSARLRQCLLKGGGWRLTVTAAPTSEPHRARLTMTLGAEANEANAAHDGPSWQASVDTAGPGRGADGPPDGVSARVPRDRAALADALLSADEDAARLLDELAEQERLVAFHREELHQTNQGVLALHAELDAAGRIQRELFDAERRARTEAENARRGLTFLADASAALTASLNVEEILAHLPRLLVPDYARSVDVWLFAPEDRARGHVVRPAAAVAAARTGRPHYAADRPGRLPGVEDLPPSVLHPGQPLLCIPLASRHTPVGVVTLTPSREGWSADDTVMLVELARRAGVAIDHAQRFEHNRDIAETLQRALLTDLPATPGLSLAARYLPATHGLNIGGDWYDAFRQPDGGLVAVMGDVTGHGLHAAVMMSQLRTALRAYAVDGGTPGRLLTRLHAFLNHLQPDLYATAVIARFHPDEPEVTWAAAGHPPPVLRAPDGEVRVLDARPGAMLGIPLHQEIRDHTALIPPGSTLALYTDGLVERRREGIDPGIRRLAEALSAERAVDLDRDLEGAADRILHPMLRDSQRDDDVCLLLVHLDDAATVDAPGRTYA from the coding sequence ATGACCCGCACCTGGCAGATCACCACGGTCGACGACGCCGCCCGTGCCCGCATCGCCGCCGCCCGGATCGCCGCGGCGCACGGCGTCCCCATGGTGGAGCGCACCCGCCTGGTCACGGACCTGAGCGCGCGGCTGCGGCAGTGTCTCCTCAAAGGGGGTGGTTGGCGTCTGACCGTGACGGCCGCGCCCACGAGCGAGCCGCACCGCGCCCGGTTGACCATGACCCTCGGCGCGGAGGCGAACGAGGCGAACGCGGCGCACGACGGCCCGAGTTGGCAGGCGAGTGTGGACACGGCCGGTCCTGGCCGGGGAGCGGACGGGCCGCCCGATGGCGTCTCGGCCCGCGTTCCGCGCGACAGGGCCGCCCTCGCCGACGCCCTGCTCAGCGCCGACGAGGACGCCGCCCGACTCCTGGACGAACTCGCCGAACAGGAGCGGTTGGTCGCCTTCCACCGGGAGGAACTGCACCAGACCAACCAGGGTGTGCTCGCGCTGCACGCCGAACTCGACGCGGCCGGCCGGATCCAGCGCGAGCTGTTCGACGCCGAACGCCGGGCCCGTACCGAAGCCGAGAACGCCCGGCGCGGACTGACCTTCCTCGCCGACGCCAGCGCGGCCCTGACCGCCTCGCTCAACGTCGAGGAGATCCTGGCCCATCTGCCCCGGCTGCTCGTGCCGGACTACGCCCGGAGCGTCGACGTATGGCTCTTCGCCCCCGAGGACAGGGCCCGTGGGCACGTGGTCCGTCCGGCGGCCGCCGTCGCGGCCGCCCGTACCGGCCGCCCGCACTACGCGGCCGACCGTCCGGGCCGGCTGCCCGGGGTCGAGGACCTGCCGCCCTCGGTGCTCCACCCGGGGCAGCCGCTGCTGTGCATTCCGCTGGCGAGCCGGCACACGCCCGTCGGTGTCGTGACGCTGACGCCGTCGCGGGAGGGGTGGAGCGCGGACGACACGGTGATGCTCGTCGAACTCGCGCGCAGGGCGGGCGTCGCGATCGATCACGCGCAGCGCTTCGAGCACAACCGCGACATCGCCGAGACCCTGCAACGTGCCCTGCTCACCGACCTCCCCGCCACACCCGGACTGAGTCTGGCGGCGCGCTACCTTCCCGCCACGCACGGGCTGAACATCGGCGGCGACTGGTACGACGCGTTCCGCCAGCCCGACGGGGGTCTGGTCGCCGTCATGGGCGACGTCACCGGCCACGGGCTGCACGCGGCCGTCATGATGAGCCAACTACGCACCGCCCTGCGGGCGTACGCCGTGGACGGGGGCACACCCGGACGGCTCCTGACCCGCCTGCACGCGTTCCTGAACCATCTCCAGCCCGACCTCTACGCCACCGCGGTCATCGCACGGTTCCACCCGGACGAGCCCGAGGTCACCTGGGCAGCCGCGGGGCACCCGCCGCCGGTGCTGCGCGCGCCGGACGGCGAGGTGCGCGTCCTGGACGCCCGGCCCGGTGCGATGCTCGGCATTCCGCTGCACCAGGAGATCCGCGACCACACGGCGCTGATTCCACCGGGATCCACGCTCGCCCTGTACACGGACGGTCTCGTGGAACGGCGGAGAGAGGGCATCGATCCGGGCATACGGCGGCTGGCCGAGGCACTCTCCGCCGAGCGGGCGGTCGATCTGGACCGCGATCTGGAGGGCGCCGCGGACCGGATCCTGCACCCGATGCTGCGCGACTCGCAGCGCGACGACGACGTGTGTCTGCTGCTCGTCCATCTCGACGACGCGGCCACGGTGGACGCCCCCGGGCGGACGTACGCCTGA
- a CDS encoding GAF and ANTAR domain-containing protein has protein sequence MAQESGEVWEKFAVALADMARDLLAQDSVQATLDRIVEHATVLINGCDEAGILTVRRGEVSALAATGDVVRMADRIQQDLREGPCFDAVTEREQLYAIEDLRRPHPKWARLAPELRKLGMGSMMGFLLFTEEDELGALNVYSHRPSMFDESARTAGWVLASHAAVALSAARKHQQLGHALETRHEIGEAMGILMERHGLGEEEAFAVLKKASQDHNIKLREIARKVCETGERPR, from the coding sequence ATGGCGCAGGAGTCCGGCGAGGTCTGGGAGAAGTTTGCCGTCGCTCTGGCGGACATGGCACGGGATTTGTTGGCGCAGGACTCGGTGCAGGCCACTCTGGACCGGATCGTGGAGCACGCGACCGTGCTGATCAACGGCTGCGACGAGGCCGGCATCCTCACGGTCCGGCGCGGTGAGGTCAGCGCGCTGGCCGCGACCGGTGACGTCGTGCGCATGGCGGACCGGATCCAGCAGGACCTGCGGGAGGGCCCGTGCTTCGACGCGGTGACCGAGCGGGAGCAGCTGTACGCCATCGAGGACCTGCGCCGGCCGCACCCGAAGTGGGCCCGCCTGGCGCCCGAGCTGAGGAAGCTGGGCATGGGCAGCATGATGGGCTTCCTGCTGTTCACCGAGGAGGACGAACTGGGCGCCCTGAACGTGTACTCGCATCGTCCGAGCATGTTCGACGAGTCCGCCCGGACCGCCGGCTGGGTGCTGGCCTCGCACGCCGCCGTCGCCCTGTCCGCGGCCCGCAAGCACCAGCAGCTCGGCCACGCCCTGGAGACCCGGCACGAGATCGGTGAGGCGATGGGCATTCTCATGGAGCGCCACGGTCTGGGCGAGGAGGAGGCCTTCGCGGTGCTGAAGAAGGCCTCCCAGGACCACAACATCAAACTGCGGGAGATCGCCCGCAAGGTCTGCGAGACCGGCGAGCGGCCCCGCTGA